From a single Trueperaceae bacterium genomic region:
- a CDS encoding phosphodiester glycosidase family protein, with amino-acid sequence MPRLAPTLLAMLLALTAFGQTPDSNNDLYRVPPGRVDLSAEAVTIRGDLIEDTFILGLGWLSGSTSEAPLLAGDALYLDAHNLARLGLEGEPVAELPAASEESPWRAPGGAEVRFGGDSQVRIVVDLPHLSSARPLRHLEGRGRLEEDEPLTLRLPDTKPPREQPDPYHGIDVTLVDTPLGTALELRGPALSYEVFTLEEPTRLVVDLVPLRQRHYPSTTEVLTEGVVYRTFGAQTPVGESLVHLLEIDPSAGEFRVVGTSEVARTLSELASGAFAAINGGYFDTSTFQTIGLLRVDYGLQSLPSRNRASIGFGYAGPVMDRVTASVNVRVDGRIYRRETPANGDGVQVRTVPGALAGSPRKGALVAQHGRIVANRVGPVRVPPNGFVVVYPPDDRELALIDPGEVAGIEVDFEPDAFQAVRYAVEAGPLLVEDGLSAFQPHLEEFSRGERILDAYTQQAAVGIRPDGTVLFLVAENMRAVDLVPLFLSLGAEDAMRLDSGSSATLFAAGKVLNRVHERHIVSAIVFLPGSGDDTMGARQSR; translated from the coding sequence GTGCCGCGCCTAGCCCCCACGCTGCTGGCAATGCTGCTGGCCCTGACCGCGTTCGGACAGACACCAGACTCCAATAACGACCTCTACCGCGTTCCGCCGGGGCGCGTCGATCTCTCGGCCGAGGCGGTTACGATCCGCGGCGACCTGATCGAGGACACGTTCATCCTCGGACTCGGCTGGCTCTCGGGAAGCACCAGCGAGGCCCCGCTGCTGGCTGGCGACGCGCTCTACCTCGACGCTCACAACCTGGCGCGCCTCGGTCTCGAAGGCGAACCGGTAGCGGAGCTGCCGGCCGCTTCCGAGGAGAGCCCCTGGCGCGCTCCAGGCGGGGCAGAGGTACGCTTCGGCGGTGACTCGCAGGTTCGCATCGTCGTCGATCTGCCCCACCTGAGCAGCGCCCGGCCGCTGCGCCACCTCGAAGGTCGCGGCCGCCTGGAGGAGGATGAGCCCCTCACCCTCCGACTACCCGACACCAAGCCACCACGAGAGCAACCCGATCCGTATCACGGGATCGACGTCACCCTCGTCGACACGCCGCTGGGCACCGCCCTGGAACTGCGCGGTCCCGCCCTCAGCTACGAGGTCTTCACCCTCGAGGAGCCCACCAGGCTCGTCGTGGATCTCGTTCCGCTGCGCCAGCGACACTACCCCTCCACCACCGAAGTGCTGACCGAAGGCGTCGTCTACCGGACGTTCGGCGCCCAGACCCCGGTGGGCGAAAGCCTCGTCCATCTGCTGGAGATCGATCCCTCTGCCGGCGAGTTCCGGGTCGTGGGCACCAGCGAGGTCGCCCGCACCCTCTCCGAGTTGGCGAGCGGAGCGTTCGCCGCCATCAACGGCGGCTACTTCGATACCAGCACCTTCCAGACCATCGGCCTCCTGAGAGTCGACTACGGCCTGCAGTCGCTCCCCTCCCGCAACCGGGCGAGCATCGGCTTCGGCTACGCCGGTCCGGTTATGGATCGGGTGACCGCCAGCGTCAACGTACGGGTGGACGGCCGGATCTACCGCCGTGAGACCCCGGCCAACGGCGACGGCGTACAGGTGCGCACCGTGCCGGGAGCGCTCGCCGGCAGCCCCCGCAAGGGCGCTCTCGTCGCTCAGCACGGACGGATCGTGGCCAACCGGGTGGGACCGGTCCGAGTGCCGCCCAACGGCTTCGTCGTCGTCTACCCGCCGGACGACCGGGAACTCGCGCTCATCGATCCCGGAGAGGTGGCGGGTATCGAGGTGGACTTCGAGCCGGACGCCTTCCAGGCGGTTCGTTACGCTGTCGAGGCGGGTCCACTCCTGGTGGAGGACGGCCTGAGCGCGTTCCAACCGCACCTCGAGGAGTTCTCGCGGGGCGAGCGGATCCTCGACGCCTACACTCAGCAGGCCGCGGTGGGCATCCGGCCCGACGGTACAGTGCTCTTCCTCGTCGCCGAGAACATGCGAGCGGTCGACCTGGTGCCGCTCTTCCTCTCCCTTGGCGCCGAGGACGCGATGCGCCTCGACAGCGGCTCGAGCGCCACCCTGTTCGCGGCCGGCAAGGTCCTGAACCGGGTTCACGAACGGCACATCGTGAGCGCCATAGTCTTCCTCCCCGGCTCCGGGGACGACACGATGGGGGCGCGTCAGAGTCGGTAG